The Salvia hispanica cultivar TCC Black 2014 unplaced genomic scaffold, UniMelb_Shisp_WGS_1.0 HiC_scaffold_347, whole genome shotgun sequence genome contains a region encoding:
- the LOC125198982 gene encoding flavonoid 3',5'-methyltransferase-like, protein MKDKYYGSILQSEALAKYILETSAYPREHEQLKEIRKATVDKYQFWSLMNVPADEGQFLSMLLKIMNAKKTLEVGVFTGYSLLSTALALPDDAKIIAIDPDREAYETGLPFIEKANMTHKIQFIQSDAMAVMKDLLSKGEEGEFDFAFVDADKENYIKYHEQLLKLVKVGGIIAYDNTLWSGTVVAAEEDEMDDFLRGCKGHILTLNSFLAADSRIDLAQLSIGDGLTLCRRLI, encoded by the exons ATGAAGGACAAGTACTACGGCTCCATTCTTCAGAGCGAGGCCCTCGCAAAG TATATTCTGGAAACAAGTGCCTATCCAAGAGAGCACGAACAACTGAAAGAGATCAGGAAAGCGACCGTCgataaatatcaattttg GAGTCTGATGAATGTGCCTGCGGATGAGGGCCAGTTTCTCTCTATGCTGTTGAAAATAATGAATGCAAAGAAGACATTAGAAGTGGGAGTTTTCACGGGTTATTCACTTCTGTCCACTGCTCTCGCTCTTCCAGATGACGCCAAGATAATAGCCATCGACCCGGATAGAGAAGCCTACGAAACTGGTTTGCCTTTTATTGAAAAGGCAAACATGACTCACAAAATTCAGTTCATCCAGTCTGATGCTATGGCTGTCATGAAGGACCTCCTCTCCAAG ggtgaGGAAGGGGAGTTTGattttgcatttgttgatgCGGACAAAGAGAACTACATCAAGTACCATGAACAACTGCTGAAGCTGGTTAAGGTGGGAGGAATTATAGCGTACGACAACACGCTGTGGTCGGGTACTGTGGTGGCAGCGGAGGAAGACGAGATGGATGACTTCTTGAGGGGCTGCAAAGGCCACATCCTGACTCTCAACTCTTTTCTCGCTGCCGATTCCCGCATTGACTTGGCTCAACTTTCCATCGGAGATGGCCTTACATTGTGCAGGCGTCTCATCTGA